caaaaaaataattttaaaaaaatctATAGGCTACCACGCTATATACAAACAAGAGGGATATTTCTCCTTTGAAACCATCATTTATCAATAACTCGAAGGTTCGTATCTCTTCTACTCTCAAATCTCCACAAACCACCGAGTTCTGCCGCCACTTGTGCCACCGCCGGTAAGTTTCCGGTGATCTCACACCGAAGAAAACACAACAAACTACCCGATGTCTAGAAGCTTCTAGGTTTAATCCCCTCTTTTTTATCATATTATTCGATTTCTAGGGTTTTGAAATTCATCCTGATTTGATAAAATTGAGGCTTTTGGCTCACTTATATGTTGATTTCACATCGTTTTCATTGAATTTTGTATCGTTATTCATCGGTGTAGAAGCTTCTAGGTTTAATTTCCTGTTTCCCCTCTTTTATCATAACGTTCGATTTCTAGGGTTTTGAAATTGATACTGATTTGGTAAAATTGAGGCTCTCGGTTCAGTTATACGTTGATTTTGCATCGTTTTGTTTGATAATTGTATCGTTATTTATCAATCTGTGCATGTTGAGGTAGAATTACGAGATAAGGTTTGAAAGTTTATTGATTTTGGGGGTTAGGGTTTTAGAGGGGTGATATATTGTTCTGTTGTTATACATGAGCAAGTATATGGCGGCAGGAAGACATGGGGGATACCGTGACAATGAGTTTAGGGAGCGTGAATCGGATTATGATGTTTCCAAGAGGGAATTGCCGTATTCGAAAGGGGAGTATGATCGGTTAAAGAATGGGAATAACCACAACCCAGGTTATGACAGGGACAGGGGTAAGAATCAGGTTCGGGCTAGGGTTAGGCATAGGGACGGTAAAGATCGAGAGTTGGTGAATGGTGGGGGTTACCGTTCTGCTTCTAGGAATTCTTCAGGCGATCACCGCCTCAGAGTTGGGGATCGAGAACCTGGTGAGTTGTCTAGTGACAGTGGGTCTGATGAAGCTGTTGAGTCGGAAATAAATTTTAAGAATAATGAGGGTTTAAAGATAGAAAACTGTTCTCAGTCTAATAGTAGTAAAAAGAGGAAATTTTCACCTATTGTTTGGGATAGAGATGATAAGGAAGCTAGTAATTCATCAGTGACTAGATCTTCACCAGCGAATGTTGTTCTACCCCCTCCTCCTCCATTGCCTAAATCCTACCGTCGATCACCTATAGTTCCTACAGCTATTGCACAAAAATCCCCTGTAGAAAGTAATAAGGTTCAGTCTTCAGGTAATACTCCAACTGATACTGGCAAGCATGATTCTCCTGGATTTGAACCCCGTATTGCGAAGCATGATTCTCCTGGAATTGAACCGCATGTTGGTTTATCTTCTTCTGCACAGGAAGAGCACCTTGGGTACAATCAGGATGTAGGGCCACCAGAAGATGATTACGTGCCCACACGGACAATAAGATCCTCTCGGTGGGCCGATGCCAATTCTCCATCTGATGAAGGTGAACTTTCTGATGATGACAGGGTCCAGCAGAAGAAAGAATCTTTACATGGGTCTGTTGAATATAGATCAAGAAAGCGGTCATCAAGTCCAGAGATTGGGGAGCATTATAGAGAAAACTCTGAACAAATCAGAGGACGATCATCCGCTTCGGGTGACGCAAGTATGAATGATCTTTCTGATAATGAGTTGGAGAGGAAGGAATATATGGATATAGATGATGAGCCGAAAAAAGATGGTACTGATCGGAGCTTATTATCAGAGTCTGATTCGGAGAATGGAGATGAATCTCACGGTACACCCGAGGCTGGGGGTCCCCCGTCAAGAAGTGTGAATATGCTGCAAGGTTGTAGAAGCGTTGATGAGTTTGAGAGACTGAACAAGATAGATGAAGGGACTTATGGGGTTGTTTACAGGGCTAAAGATAAAAAGACGGGAGAAATTGTAGCTTTAAAAAAGGTAAAGATGGAGAAAGAAAGAGAAGGGTTTCCTTTGACTTCTTTAAGGGAAATAAACATTCTTCTTTCGTTTCATCATCCGTCAATTGTGGATGTGAAGGAAGTTGTCGTTGGGAGCAATCTTGATAGTATTTTTATGGTAATGGAATACATGGAACATGATCTTAAAGCACTAATGGAGACAATGAAACAGCCGTTTAGCCAGAGTGAAGTTAAATGCCTCATGCTTCAGCTATTTGAGGGAACAAAATACCTTCATGATAATTGGGTTCTTCACCGGGATTTGAAAACCTCAAATTTACTGTTGAACAATCGAGGTGAACTGAAGATCTGTGACTTTGGATTGTCTCGTCAATATGGAAGTCCTCTAAAACCATATACTCATTTGGTGGTTACTCTTTGGTACAGGTGAGCAGCCAGCACTTGTGCAATATTTCTTTTATTATGTTTAAATACCATTTGCGAACTTTACCTCGTTACTATGCTTTTATGGCAAGATGTATTTGTTTTTCTGATTTCATTTCAATCATCAGATAATATGATTGATATTGGCATCCTTCTATTATAGCGGATGATATGTTTTCTTTCGTAATCTTATTTGGTGGTTTAATACCTTTTTAGGGCACCAGAGCTTCTGCTGGGAACAAAACTATATTCTACTGCAATTGACATGTGGTCGTTGGGTTGTATCATGGCCGAACTGTTGTCTAAGCAACCAATATTTAATGGGAAAACAGAGTTTGACCAGCTTGACAAGGTAAGTTGACCAAGgaactatgcagttaatatcggttatcagtccccatgtaaaatatcggtggcaaatatcggtcagaatatcAGTACCAGTATTATCGGCATATTGACCGATATATCGCCGATTTTTCtgatatcagtacctttcttcttagttctaccattcgtctttcttcttattgctgctattagtgttttaagtcttaattatTAACTATTAAGTGTTTTAACttttaagtcttaatcagttcttacttgctacaattgttactTGTTTTGCTAGTTGCAAAaagttaatttgttaatggtaggtgagtatactgaattgttagtgttaattgctatatatataaattctatATTATACTCCCTCTGTCCCATTAAATGTgtcttattttgaattttcaaagtctttatttataaactttgactttaattatatatatttttgtgttatataaaatttgatgaaaattaacccgataaaaacacttgtaaaacacactcaaatcatacaactttcatcaagtattatctaacacaaacaaaattatttaaggtcaaagtttataactaaagactttgaaaattcaaaataggacacttttaatgggacggagggagtattAAAATTACGGATATCCCACCCCGATAACCGATACCTCAAATGTCgatccttgaccgatatccgattttttaccgcattaactgcttagCCAAGGAGTTGTATTTTACTGTATTATCATTAACACTTGGTCACTTCGGACTCTTATAATGACAGATATTTAAAACACTTGGCACTCCGAACGAGACTATTTGGCCCGGATACTCTAAACTTCCCGGAGTCAAGGTGAACTTTGTCAAGCACCAGTAAGTGTGAACTTTCGTGAATTTATTCATCAATGAAATAAAAAGTTCACATTTTCTTATTTTGCTAATGTTTTCCCAGGCTTCCAGCTTTGGGTGATTTTCTGGTCTGGCTTTCTAGCTTCTGTTGGCGACAACATTATTTACGTTTTCAATTCCCTTGGTTTTATTTACTATTTTACATTTTTTTGTAGGTATAATTTATTGCGGAGGAAATTCCCGGCTAcgtcttttactggatctcctgtTCTGTCTGATGCTGGATTTGATTTGTTGAATAAACTTCTAACATATGATCCCGAGAAGGTATTACTAATTGGATAACTTTATGTGATTATGAGGTTTCATGTTTTTATATGAACATGacatgtaatatatatatattttaaatgtcTGAAATACTCCCAGAGGATAACTGCTGAGGAAGCTCTAAACCATGAGTGGTTCCGTGAAGTTCCGCTTCCAAAGTCTAAAGATTTTATGCCGACGTTTCCAGCTCAGCATGCTCAAGACAGGTATTTTAGCTGTAGATTTCAGAACTTTGATATGCAAATGTGGgtaatattagttttttttttcctccTAAGAAGGTACAAAAAAATTTGGATTTTTTTCTATATTTAAGGTTATTGACTTCCAAGTTAGTTGCACTTTGGGTAACCAATATTATACGTGTTTTCTAGCTAACAAAATTTTacacacaaaaacacacacacacacacatacatacatacattcatatatatatatatatatatatatatatatatatatatatatatatatatatatatatatatatatatatatatatatatatatatatatatagggaggggctcatgcgagaaccacccttattgtgagaaccttgagaaccaatgtgaacacaacctaaaatagctaaaaaaatctaaaaaaacctaacccccccctcccccaaacctaaccccccccccccccaaaccacccaagctaaaatgctaaaaactaaacccccaaaaaagctaaaaaaatctaaatttttttttgaattttttatgttaaaatcgctacttttagaagccaaaaaaaaaaaaaattaaaattttttttttttttgcttcgaaaagtagcatttttttataaaaaatattaaaaaatattaaaaaattcaaaaaaaatttttttgtgtgatttttaggcatttttggtgtgttcacattggttctcgcggttctcacaataagaggtggttctcgcatgatcttctccctatatatatatatatatatatatatatatatatataggggatggttatcttgagaacgctaaatattgcgagaaccgtgagaacgaatgaaaaaaccaataaaaatcattttttaataCAAAACTCATTATACTAAACTACTAcattaaaaaaagaatttactCTTTAAATAATTCATCTcttctctcaaaatcactcttgaTAGATTTTTTACACGTGTAAATACAactttacacatgtgtaaatggcaaacttacacgtGTAAATTTTTCTTATTTACgaatacatgtaattttaaacttcttaatttaatttctaatattgtattcgaataataatgataagtgtaaaaaaatgaatttgaattgtttttgattGAGTTCTCGCGGTTTTTCattagttctcatggttctcgacttctcgcaatatttagcgttctcaagataaccctatatatatttatatgtgtgTGCGCATCTGTACTGGGTAAGTGGGTGTTGCCTAAAATGGTTATTTTCACATCTATGTTTTAGGAAAGTGAAACTGTTTTACCCATAAAACAATTTTTACGAAAATTGGTTATCTCTCCATGCATTTAGTACATAAACTAGTCTTAATGTTCTGGAATTGTTTATTCGGCTATTTCAGGCGTACACGGAGGGTAATGAAAAGTCCCGATCCTTTAGAGGAGCAACGCCGGAAGGAGCTGCAACAAGCTGAATTTGGGACAGGTGGCTTATTTGGATAGGATAAAGAGTTTATATATCCGATTCAAATTTACGATGTACTAAAAATTTGACATTGTTGATTTGAGAGTCCATGTGCTGAGGTGGCATTGGCAACACTGGTTTGAGGTGATTATCATCAATGCTGCTTTTTAGCAGGCACTCTTCATCATCATCTAGGAGTTGACTTCTGCTTTAACTCTCAACTTGATACATAGCAGGTTGACTTCTTTGTGCAAGATGATACTTTTTATCAGTTGTTCTTTTGGGACTTGTGTATGTAACATATTTTTAGTTGGTTACTGTAAAACAGTTCATGGAATtggatttttatttcatataaaTTTCTTCTTAATCTTCTTCTTATATTGTGCTTTATAGTTTTTTTAATCTTTGTATTGTGTTTGCAAGAAATTGTCGGTGTAGCATGGAGTTGGCGTTCTTAGCTTTTCATTGACGGAGTTTATTATCAGAAATTGTGCTATTTCAAGGTAACGTCATAATAACATGGAATTTCTTAAAGGATTAATGATTGCTTAAAAACTTAAGTTATTTTATCGTGTTTGAATAGTGTTGAGTttattttagttgttttttttttgtctaaaaGCAACCTGAGATCTTATTTTAAGCTTCACAAACCTATGTGATTCGAGTCAGACGAGTAGTTTCTAACATAGTTATTAAAAGCATtaagcgcactcaaggcgcataggcctcgcctggggcctaggcgcaaggcgcaaaaaaagcgcaggcctgagaaaaaaaaagcgtacaacaaaaaaaacataaaatatttttatataatagaaaattaatactattcttcaaataaaataaactaaagctattatataacatttaatatcgtttatttagtaccaaaagttataAAATGGTAGTTTATAATATCgtctatttagtaccaaaagttataAAATGGTAGTTTATCAGTGTAGAAAAATAGTTTCGTTAGATAAACGTAGAAATCTAACTAGAATCTTGCCAGAATTTAGGGAATTTGGCCGAAAACTCTCAagaatctaggaatctcgccggAACCTGCGCATGAACCATCActtggagaattaaagcgcaattgccttaaggcgcaattgcctcgcctcgctaggaaattgggcctaggcgcaagaggcgatggcttttaacaactatggtttCTAAACTTAATTAGTGATttaaagttttattattttaacaagtgaTGAATTGTTAGTTTTCTCTCTCTATGAGTTGGGTTTCCTTGTTCTTAGTCTTCTTGTTTATCAAAAATCTTGTTAAACAAGTTAGTGAATGGTAATAAATAGAGATTAGTGGTCGAGGTTTAGGCGATGTTGACGACCTTTGGAGACCCTACATCTAAATCGTAGGAAATATATTGTACGAAGGGGAGAGAAGCATGCGGTATAACACATCAACGTTGTTAAGAGGATTTAAAAGCGACACTGTGTAGACGAAAATGGTGATTTGGGGGTGAGTAAGATACGAATCGGTGTAATTATTAGTAGTAAGGGACTAAGGGGTTAAGAGTTGTTTCTTTTATAATGAGGAATTTTTAGTTTCCATACATGATAGTTTTttcaattagttttttttttgtttatcaattTTCTTGTTAGAAATATAGAGTAATAAAAAGTAGAGTTTAGGGGTCGAGGTTTAGGCATTAGGGATGGTAGAAAGAGAAACCCTAACGGAAAATTTGAAACACGTAACTTCAGGATAGGCGAGGTGGTTAACTGCGCAAAAAGCCTGTATTCGAGTTTTTCCTTAAGTCGTTTCGAATGCTGCGAGTATCGGAGCTAAAGTTGAAATTAGTGGACTTAAGTGTTGCAGAGAAGTTTGGAAGGATCCAGTGGCTAATAAGTAATAAAACAAGGCCCGACCTAGTTTAACTTTGTAGGGTGACATGCTCTATTTGCTTCACCCCGCATGTTGAAGCAGCTCGCCTTGCGTTTGGGTTGCATTTTGACTACATAGGGGACGTGTAATGGGATGGGTAGGGATAAATCATAGAAATTTTTGGTCGGGATGCATAGTTATTAGTAGCGAATAGCCGACGATAGCGACAAGCTATCTATACACTACGTAGTGATAGGCTGACAGCGATAaaatagcgggcgctattttatgttttgtttgtctTTGAAATTCCATATTTACTGCATCACTTTGGGAATTGggattactttttatttttaacctgcaAGTATTTGTAGTAAGTTGATACGTTTTTGAACCACATGAAGTAGAAGTGAGGGATACTTGGATTGAGACGATTCATCTTTCATGATTAAATTGGGTCGTAGataagaattttttttattttgcatgGTTGCCGTTGCTATTTCTTTTTCTgtgctttttttatttttaaggaaaaattacaagttttgtcctttatcttaataccacttatcaggcggtgtcctttttaacgaattttgacaagttttgccctttacaaggaattttgttgcacgttttgtcctttagtcttaacccagttagattttcttgttaaatcttgtcacccaatggtattttagtctttttacccatttatttcaaGAGTCAAccttaaaatattttgttttattcttttaaataatattaaataaatggataaaaagactaaaatacccttgggtgacaagatttaacaagaaaatctaactgagttaagcctaaaggacaaaacgtgcaacaaattaccttgtaaagggcaaaacttgtcaaaattcgttaaaaaggacaccgcctgataagtggtattaagataaaggacaaaacttgtaatttttcctaattTTAATTGTGTGGAAAATGCAAGGTTTATGATCTTGAATTTTTGTGACCAATATCTGCAACTGTCACTGCAGTATGAAAAGCAAGCAGGTTGTGGAGGTCACCCTGTGCAGCCTGGGACTTTTATAGTTTTCGTGTATTTTTCCATAATTCAGGTACTTTTTGTCCTTTTTAAGTCTCATTAAGTCATTATAACTACAAATCTCCATGTCTAGAATTTAAGTTTCTACCATACTAAAGCTGCTTTATATATGCTGAGATACTGAGTACTTTCTTAGGAACCAGTTATTTGTCCTCGTCTCTGCGTTAGATGTAGTTTTTGGTACATATTCGTTTGGGTTGGCCTGACTTGAAACTCCTTGTTGAAACATTGTTTTTTTCCAATAAGCTATAATCATGGGCGTATCTTTTTGGCGGCCCAAGGCGCTCCCCCCTTCCCGATTTTTCTTCGAAattttttgtagtgtaaaatattggGATTTTTAAGAGTCCGGCCCCTACTTTTCGTCCAAGCTCCGCCACCAACTATAATCGTGTCAATATTTTGTTAAAAGGATTTATACATTGATAATACGAGTTGGGGGCAATTTTTGATTTGCCCGTTTTTAGCTATTTTTCGACCCGTTAAGTATATACCCTAATTGACCCATTAGAACTTAAGTTGATCGAAATTGTCACCTATAGAGTGAAACAAATGTATGTTATTTATTTTAAGAATAAACTACAAAAATTGTACTTTTTGTTTGTTAAAGTTTATGGATTGCCCCTAGACTTGTTTATTCTCATCGAtgtgaaatgactaaaataccccctTCTTCTTTCCCTTTGATTTTCTTCTGTTTCGTAGATGGtcaaatttttgtaaatttatagAACGGGTCAAAACGGGATATGCAGGTTGGGTATAAGGTGGATATTACAGGACCGAGTCAAAGCAGATggttaaataaaatatataattataccGAGTGCTTTACATGATGTAGTGCATTTTGAACACTTTTTCAACCCTCATGACCTATCTGTCTTCCGTTATAAGTTTATAACCAACTTTATAAATTTCAGCCCCTTGTCACGTTATATATAGCATGACCCAAGTTGAAACCGTAAATGTGTGAATTTGCAACCTCTACTTGTAAGGATGCAGGTGGTTGATACAACGATACATGGATGTTGCATGACAAAGAAACTGGTTTTCTAACTTTGCTTGATCAGTATGTTTGCTTGTTCGTAAAAGATCTGTAGGTTTTTGTTGATCTATCTAGTGCTTGTGATTGGTAAGATATAGATTGTGGCGTGTTTGGCTTAAAATTAATTTGTCTGACAACAAGGCAaaaaacagctgattcttcaagCTTCGACTAGTATCATGGTTCGGATTGGAAATCTGGATTTACCTGTTTTTACCGATCCAGAAAGAATCAAGACGTCCCATCCGGATTGTTGGGCCGAGCTAGATACCATGCATGTGTTGTACTACCATGGAGATATCGGATATCCTATTTGTAAAATTGCCTTTTGGGTCAAACGGGTTGTCTTTGTATGTATATGCTTATGGGTCTTGATGGGTTGAAGGTAAATGAAGTAATTGAATGGTAAAATTGGATTTTACAACCACCTTTAGGTCACCCGCGAGCATTTTCAATTTTCCATCGTGCCCTCACCCCTAACCACTAATGCTCTCATCGCACCTTTGCACCGACACCACTGAACGGTTCTTGCTCAGGATTACGTTTAACAACCCTGAAAGATAAAAATTAACAGCCTTGTTAACACCGAACGAATTTGTAACCTCATATTTAACTTTTAAGACATGCTTTAGAAATTTACTAGAAGATATGGGTGACCACGGCTGCCACCACTTGCACAAGAACCACTTATGgaggtgtgcaaaaaaccgaaaaaaaaaacattgtaaACCGAAGCGCATCCTTAACTAAAAAGACCGTTTTGAAATGTAAACCAATACATTTGTGAATTCGGTTTTAGGTTTAGGTATTGGATATATTGAAACCGGTTTGATTTACAGATTCTCAATATCATTTGGTTTTCGGTCATTGAGAAAAAATATTCAAAGTCGAATAATCTGATCCAGATAAGTCAACAAAACTAATATCTGCAACCGTATCATGAGTGAGCTTTCGAGTCGAGCCATGTTTGTTGAGAACAGGTGCTTTTTCGCAATGGTCTTAAAGTTGCAATTAATTTGCGTCTAGTTTGACCTCCAATGGAAACTTCTTTGAATTTTCTTAAGTTATCATGTATTTTGCCTTTGTTTTTACTTGAATGTAAAATACATCGAGGATTAGTGAGTATATACTTAGAAAACTAGTTTTAAAGCTTTCTATTCTATACGGATCGTCATTTTGGTCGAAATATGATGATGACGATATTAATTGTTTCGGCTAGGGGGTCCTTTCTCCTGTTTTTTGCTTCGTAGTGTTTGAAAACTTCCAAAAAATTGATATATATtgagtccccccccccccccccccccaaaatctttaaaaattctgACCCCTATTTAAAAGTTCAAGCTCCGTCACTGAGTGAGTGGTACATAATGATTTAGGGAAAGAGGCCACGTTAAAGGTTGATGAGACCATATGAGTCATGGATTGAGCTGAAGTTCTATGATAATCAAAACATAGTATATCGAGCTATATTTGAAGTTTTATGATAACTAAAACATAGAATGAGTTATACTGGCTATTCTTTCACTGAGCTACATCTTTTGGTTTTAAACACACTTCAATTCtactaagtttttttttttgaacggcgaatTTGGATCACTGACAAATCACTGGACTTTCATCGTGCCACgagaggaaccacccgatcatatccatctccactaggcataatgcctatacaccaattcaagaggaaacccaataaatatgagaaaaccctccttgtgggaatcgaacccaggacctattgttCTCAAAGCTTTATCCCACCCCTAAAATGCCattaggctataaagccatgggcttCAATTCTACCAAGTACTAATTCATACGAGTAGTATTGAACTCAAAAGACAAAATAAGTTGCACCCATCTGAACTTATAGTTGAAGCATGGTAGTCATGGACGGACCTAAAGGTTGGCGAAAAGGCCATTGTTTTAGGTCACCCAAAGGGACCATTTGTTTGCGAATAAGAAGAAATTGATTGGGGTTCAAATATGTAGTTTAACAACAAAAGAGAAATTAAAACATGATGCAAAGGGGCTCAATAACTAGTGAAGATCTCCTAGTATTACGTAGGGTGATGTTAAACATAGCTTCTTATATGTTGAACGCACCAATAtgaataaaaataaagataatgAGAGTGTGTGATTACGGGGAGGAGAGTACAttcagaaaaaaaataatataaaggGTATGTTTAACATAATCCAGATAACATTTATTTTACTTTAATTATTTTTGAATTTCAATCTCGTTTCTAATTAATTCCGATAGTTATATTTGTAAGTCCTTGTAAGTTATGAATTTTTGGAACTTATTTATTTGTTTACTTTAGTTTATACgtttcatgatttatttaaaatcctAGATTACAAATTTGCTTCTAAATTTCCCAATATTCGGCTACTCAGTACGGGGACGTCCCGGCCCTGTCGAGCCACGTCGCCGCACCTGCACACCGTTTCCACAGGGACGTCGGCGTCGTGAACGTCCTCCCTAAGACGACGTTCCCGCGCCTCTCTCTTCTTCTTTATacaaatatatacatacatataaatatatatagccCATTTTAAGATATTTTTTAAACTAAACTCGGACTATTGGGCCCACTGGTTTCATTGTTTCAGTCTGTGTTTGGAATCATGAGTCCACATCTTTGTTACATATCTCTTTCAACTCACTCAATCAAACCCACACAACTCAAATTACTATTTACGGAAAACTTTTAATTTTgcttgttatgtttttttttttaaaaagagaAAGATACATAAAAAAATATCCAACGATATTCACCTTTTGTATGAACAAAAATTGTCCCATGCATGTTTACCTTACTGGAAATCAAATTAATTGTTAAATCATATACAATCTTAATAAATATAATAtactataatataatataatgaggTAATTAGGAGAATCATAAAAATAATAGTTCAGTATTTAAGATTCTAAGCCGTTTTAAGATGAGTTTAAAAATAAGTGCGTGCGAGTAATGAAAATTCGAACATATATTTTGAGCATTCACAACTCTCCATCAAATTCCACTTTATAATTACGCTAAAAATTATACTTTCTGTCttatttcaattaaataatatttttaattcCTTTATCATTATTAACTTTTCTCTATTtttcactcacaaccattttcaaaatatattaaaaaattatagagagTAAACAGTGTCTcctcaaatatacagataaaTGATaacattttctttatttttcaCTTACAACCACCTTTTATAATATAAAGACTACTTTCACATATTTTGGTGTAAAGGATATGAATCCTCTATTAATCA
This genomic stretch from Helianthus annuus cultivar XRQ/B chromosome 8, HanXRQr2.0-SUNRISE, whole genome shotgun sequence harbors:
- the LOC110871586 gene encoding cyclin-dependent kinase G-2 isoform X2, producing MSKYMAAGRHGGYRDNEFRERESDYDVSKRELPYSKGEYDRLKNGNNHNPGYDRDRGKNQVRARVRHRDGKDRELVNGGGYRSASRNSSGDHRLRVGDREPGELSSDSGSDEAVESEINFKNNEGLKIENCSQSNSSKKRKFSPIVWDRDDKEASNSSVTRSSPANVVLPPPPPLPKSYRRSPIVPTAIAQKSPVESNKVQSSGNTPTDTGKHDSPGFEPRIAKHDSPGIEPHVGLSSSAQEEHLGYNQDVGPPEDDYVPTRTIRSSRWADANSPSDEGELSDDDRVQQKKESLHGSVEYRSRKRSSSPEIGEHYRENSEQIRGRSSASGDASMNDLSDNELERKEYMDIDDEPKKDGTDRSLLSESDSENGDESHGTPEAGGPPSRSVNMLQGCRSVDEFERLNKIDEGTYGVVYRAKDKKTGEIVALKKVKMEKEREGFPLTSLREINILLSFHHPSIVDVKEVVVGSNLDSIFMVMEYMEHDLKALMETMKQPFSQSEVKCLMLQLFEGTKYLHDNWVLHRDLKTSNLLLNNRGELKICDFGLSRQYGSPLKPYTHLVVTLWYRAPELLLGTKLYSTAIDMWSLGCIMAELLSKQPIFNGKTEFDQLDKIFKTLGTPNETIWPGYSKLPGVKVNFVKHQLPALGIIYCGGNSRLRLLLDLLFCLMLDLIC
- the LOC110871586 gene encoding cyclin-dependent kinase G-2 isoform X1, whose protein sequence is MSKYMAAGRHGGYRDNEFRERESDYDVSKRELPYSKGEYDRLKNGNNHNPGYDRDRGKNQVRARVRHRDGKDRELVNGGGYRSASRNSSGDHRLRVGDREPGELSSDSGSDEAVESEINFKNNEGLKIENCSQSNSSKKRKFSPIVWDRDDKEASNSSVTRSSPANVVLPPPPPLPKSYRRSPIVPTAIAQKSPVESNKVQSSGNTPTDTGKHDSPGFEPRIAKHDSPGIEPHVGLSSSAQEEHLGYNQDVGPPEDDYVPTRTIRSSRWADANSPSDEGELSDDDRVQQKKESLHGSVEYRSRKRSSSPEIGEHYRENSEQIRGRSSASGDASMNDLSDNELERKEYMDIDDEPKKDGTDRSLLSESDSENGDESHGTPEAGGPPSRSVNMLQGCRSVDEFERLNKIDEGTYGVVYRAKDKKTGEIVALKKVKMEKEREGFPLTSLREINILLSFHHPSIVDVKEVVVGSNLDSIFMVMEYMEHDLKALMETMKQPFSQSEVKCLMLQLFEGTKYLHDNWVLHRDLKTSNLLLNNRGELKICDFGLSRQYGSPLKPYTHLVVTLWYRAPELLLGTKLYSTAIDMWSLGCIMAELLSKQPIFNGKTEFDQLDKIFKTLGTPNETIWPGYSKLPGVKVNFVKHQYNLLRRKFPATSFTGSPVLSDAGFDLLNKLLTYDPEKRITAEEALNHEWFREVPLPKSKDFMPTFPAQHAQDRRTRRVMKSPDPLEEQRRKELQQAEFGTGGLFG
- the LOC110871586 gene encoding cyclin-dependent kinase G-2 isoform X3; its protein translation is MSKYMAAGRHGGYRDNEFRERESDYDVSKRELPYSKGEYDRLKNGNNHNPGYDRDRGKNQVRARVRHRDGKDRELVNGGGYRSASRNSSGDHRLRVGDREPGELSSDSGSDEAVESEINFKNNEGLKIENCSQSNSSKKRKFSPIVWDRDDKEASNSSVTRSSPANVVLPPPPPLPKSYRRSPIVPTAIAQKSPVESNKVQSSGNTPTDTGKHDSPGFEPRIAKHDSPGIEPHVGLSSSAQEEHLGYNQDVGPPEDDYVPTRTIRSSRWADANSPSDEGELSDDDRVQQKKESLHGSVEYRSRKRSSSPEIGEHYRENSEQIRGRSSASGDASMNDLSDNELERKEYMDIDDEPKKDGTDRSLLSESDSENGDESHGTPEAGGPPSRSVNMLQGCRSVDEFERLNKIDEGTYGVVYRAKDKKTGEIVALKKVKMEKEREGFPLTSLREINILLSFHHPSIVDVKEVVVGSNLDSIFMVMEYMEHDLKALMETMKQPFSQSEVKCLMLQLFEGTKYLHDNWVLHRDLKTSNLLLNNRGELKICDFGLSRQYGSPLKPYTHLVVTLWYRAPELLLGTKLYSTAIDMWSLGCIMAELLSKQPIFNGKTEFDQLDKIFKTLGTPNETIWPGYSKLPGVKVNFVKHQLPALGDFLV